Part of the Mauremys mutica isolate MM-2020 ecotype Southern chromosome 1, ASM2049712v1, whole genome shotgun sequence genome is shown below.
CACCGGACAGTTGTCCAGGATCCTAAGAGTATCTGTAGGAGGTCAGTAAGAAACATGTGCTCTGATATGAAAGTGGCAATATCCCATTATACATGCTCTGGCCCATGTATTTCCCTATTCTGTACTTAATCTAAGATTCCTACTTGAGAGCAATTCTGATCAAACGTTAACATTTGACACACGCGGCACTGCTGTATATGAATGCAATATTTTACAGAAGAGACCTGTTTAACTTAGTGAATTAAGTATCTAGTATTTGGCCTCACTATATTTTGGCATCAGACTTTGGATACTAGCAAGATGGAGTTGTCTTAGATCTTGATGGACATTTGTTTAGATAAAATCCACAACTGGCAGCCTGCTCAGGAAAGGAGTGAAAGAGCGGATATTTGGGAGACTTGGAAATGGTAGAACTgctcaagggggggggggggggagggagagaacacACAGCACCTGACCACATTGTGCTGAGCTAAAGCTAGAGCTATTTCCTTCACGTTTTCAGCTAGTTTGAGTGAGAAATGCCTATAAACACAAAGTATCTGTTTTAAAACCAATTCATCAGGACTTACTGATTTACACATTTGTTAATAtcaccctctgactccttcacAAACAGATCTAACCTGCAAAAAAGGCCCTCTAATacctttcttgctcaggggtgacCAAACTACAGAAGTTTGATTTGATACTTGACAGAGGGACTAGAGTTTACCGAACCAAGAGATGGAGAGGCCAACACAAAGGAATGGCAATTCACAGTACGATGCTGTATGACCAATGAATGTTGATGTGACACAGTTTGGGGAGGATGAGGGAAGGATATTAAATTACACAACAGCGCTGATCCTGAGCTCATGTGGCACTAATAGCCTTTTCATATTAGGAAGAtaacaattaattaaaataaatatgctgCCAAGATTGTTAGACCTGTTGCTGTCTTGTTAATACAAAACCAGTACTGTTCACATTAGAATTGTTATTCAGACAGACTTTACAGAACAGTATTTATGGTAGATCTCCTTTTACCTTTTGCAGGGAATCAGCAAGAATCTGAGAGGCATCCTTGAATTGTTGAGAATCTTCTCCATACCGTTTCCCAATCTCTTCCAAGCCAGCCAGTTCCAGTGAATATAAGTCTGGGGAGTGATCCTTCGCCAGATGCTTATGTCTAGACAACTTaagggggggaaaaagtgaaCCACAGGGAAAAAATGAGTTAGTTTAAATACTCACTCCAATGAGATTTAATCACTGATTGAGTCAGTTTCATTTTTGTCTGACATATTCCATGCAGACTTGGAAGTTTGCCAGAACTTGCCATCTTGGATCAGAGAAGTGTCTACAGCTGGCTATATGGTCTTCAAAATGGGAGGCAGGGTAGCAAGTGCCTGGGTAAGCTTATGCCAGAGAGAGTTTTAAAGAGGCACATGCAACAAGAGTTACAGTTCCACTGAAAGGGGTCTCATCCATAAACTTAAGGAACACCTACAATTTATGTCAAAATCCTCATTCTAGGATTGCTGTAATAATAGAGAGCTTGTATAACAGCATGAAGGAAAATGCATAAATTCCATGGATACCCATGGTTTCCTGTGCTACTAAACTGACCTTTGCTGTGAATTTTATTAAAgatgaagtttttttttctgctgcccaGCTATATAAGAATATTTCTTCAAGATGTGAAATCTCAGGTATTTGACTATGCCCCCAATCACCCCAGAATCCGAGCACCTCACAATCGTTAATGAGTGCATCCCCATGACCCTTGTGAGCTAGGGAAGTACTATTACCCCCATTTTGCATCTGGGAAGTGGAGACAGACTATGTGATCTGCCCAAAGTTACACAATCTGTGGGAGAACAGCGACTTGAACCTGCCTCTATCATCACTGCATTTTTTTAACCTTAATTTTGTTTCTGGTCTTTGGTATACTGGCAAGTCCTCATAGACTAagaccaaaagggaccatcacaatcatctagtctgacctcctgcacactgcaggccataACCTCACGCACCTATTActataatagacccctaacctctggctgagttactgaagagctcaaatcatgatttaaagacttcaagtcacagaaaatccaccatttacactagtttaaacctgcaagtgacccgtgccccatagGAAGGCAACCTCCCCATCCCCGTGgtatctgccaatctgacccaggggaaaattccttcccaatccctaatatggtgatcagttagaccctgagcatgttgggaagactcaccagccagatacctgggaaaaaattctctgtagcaactcagagctctccccatctagtgtcccatcacaatccattggagatatttgctgctagcagtcacagatcagcCAAATGCCACTGTAGGCTGTCTCATCAtgtcatcccctccataaacttatcaagctcagtcttgaaccCAGTTAGGTATgttgcccccactgctctccttagaagactgttccagaacttcactcctctgatggttagaaaccttcaactaatttcaagcctaaacttactGATcgccagtttatatctatttgttcttgtgtcaacactgGTGCTATCTTAAATAACTCATCTGCCACCCTGGTACTTATCCCTCTAatgtatttagagagagcaatTGTATTTCCCAGAGCCTtctttttgttaggctaaacaagccatgctctttgagtctcctcttgtaaggtaggttctccactcctctgatcatcctagtagccctgtctctactggaaataccttgcctgaagCATCCTAGGACTGcgttagcctttttcacagctgcatcacaatgGCAGCTCATAGTTAGCTTGTGATCAATCAATACACCcagatctttctcctcctctcatttccaactgatacatccccagttttgtgaaaaaaTTCTTTATGTCTTAGTCCCTAAGCACCTGACTTTGTGCTATTAAATttccatcccatttctattactccagttttcaagatcatccagatcctcttgtatgatattccaatgctcctccatattggcaatacctcccaactttgtggtatctgcaaatgttattagcacactcccactttgcGTGtcaagatcattaataaaaaatgttaaatacaacTGGTCTcaagaccaatccctgaggaactccactaattTTCCTCaaagcctgacagttcacctttcagtatgaccatttgtagtctccccttcaaccagttccttatccacctttcaattctcatattaatcctcaTCTATTCCAATTTAACTAACAATTTCTCATGTAGAATtctatcaaatgccttactgagaATGAAGTAGATTAGCTCTATTGCATttcctttgttaaaaaaaaatatatcagttctcttctcaaagaaggagatcatgTTAGTCTGGCATGATCTGCCTTTTGTTAAACCACcttgtattttatcccagttattcacctctatgtccttaactactttctctttcaaagttTATTTCAAgcccttgcatacaattgaggtcaaactaatagGCCTGTAGTTTTCCAGATcactttttcctttcttaaaaataggtactatattagcaattctccaatcaTAGGGTATGACCcccaagtttacagattcattaaaaatccttgctattgggcttgcaatttcatgtgccagttccctCAATATTCTTGGACAGAGATTATCCAAATTTAGATTGAGATTTAGTCCCACtaaactgtttgagtttgacttccacctcagatatggtaatttctacttccatatcctcatttccattGGCCACCCTCCCACTATCCCTAAGCTTCTCATTAGTTTTATTAAAAACGGAggaaaagtatttgtttaggttttGAGCCATGCCTAGATTACCTTTAATCTCCATCCCATCAGTGTTTAGCAGCCCCACTTCTTtccctgttttctttttatttatatgactatagaaccttttactattggttttaattccctttgcaaggtccaatgctgcttggcttttggcagttctcactttatccctacactttctgacctccaagaagtagctttccttgctgatccctcccatcttccatttcATGTAGGCTTGCTGCTTTCTCTTAaatcacctgtttgagatgcttgctcatccagcttggtctgaaATATCCTTCcctacaatttttttccctttgcctgGGATGCTGGCTACAGATAGCTTCTGCAGCTTTGATTAGAtgtcctctcaaggtcccttccagtcctatgattctgtaatAACTCTGTACTGAAATTTAACCCACTCAGCCAGCTATAGCTTTTGACTAGTTGTTGTGGAAACATGCACTAAAGCAGCAATGTCCAACCTCTTCATCTAGGGGGCAGAACAATCATTAATTTCAAGAAGGTCAAGGAGCTAGTATCAGGTACATATTCTCTACCCAGTTCTACTCCCATTGCACCATTAGGCAGCATATAAAGAAAACAGGAACCACCCACAAATCACCTGCTGGGGATTCCTCAGCGATGTTGGAAAGGGAAGCAGCGGCTCAGAGTGCCCCAGCTCACACCAGGGCTGTTGCAAGGGACAAGAAATGATGCCACCTCCCCTCATTTCCGTGGCAGAGCTAATTCAAACACTTCAGCTCAGAAACTACAGGGTGCATCTCAGGGAACACATTTTCAATCtctaaatacacattttaaaacacttttgaCCCACAGTTCAAATCCCTAAGACCTACAAATGGCTTTTGGGAATTCAGTTTGGACACCACTGCCCTAGAGATCTTCACACATAGGATGTCAGACTTTAACAAAAAGTGTCTTTCAAAATTCCCTCAATCATATGTGAGacatatagagcagtggttctcaaacttttgtatggtgacccctttcacacagcaagcctctgagtgcgacaccccccccccatagaaataataatgaattaaaagttctttttatatatttaacaccattataaatgctggaggcaaagcggggtttggggtggaggctgacagctcgggacccccagtaataacctcgtgaccccctgaggggtcccaacccccagagtgagaacccctgatatagagTGTGTTTGAAAAGTCGTGCTCACCAAGCTGGAGATATCATGCAGGACTTGTAGTTCTGACAGAAAAAGCAGGTCAACCTAGGGGAGAGAAACAAGTATTTTCTGAACAGAAACTGAAGATGAGGCAGCCTAATTTTGTTGCACATCTCAGCAGATTGCAGCTATAAGCAGTAGCTTTTTTTGGTCCTGCAACGTTTGTTACTGGGTCAAACAATGCCCAAAAATCAATTAATCACCATTTTCTAGTACTTAAATATTGAAACTTGGGGAGCAACTTCCCCCTTAAGACAACAAGGAGATGAAAAATGAATGAGCATATTTCTTAAACTGAACTCATAAAAGTAGATCAGAGGCAGTTTAATTAAAGCAGTATTCATCGGCCACTGTTTCTTACCTCATTGTTTCTGCTGAGAGAGTTGAGGGGAATTGAACTGAGAATGGAGTTATCCTGGAAAAGGCGGTTCCGTAGCTGCCGCAGCGTGACGGAAAGGTCTTCAAATACAGAGTTTGCCTTTCCCACCATATAAACTCTCTGTAAGAACAGTCATTGTGTAATATGAGAATAGTTCAGTTTTGGATTTTTCAAACTTCTTAGATTAATTCCATTACACATGCAGGTGCTTTTGTAATacaagatttcagagtagcagccgtattagtctgtatccacaaaaagaacaggagtacttgtggcaccttagagactaacacatttatttgagcataagctttcgtgggctacagcccacttcatcggatgcatagactagaacatacagcaagaagtctatgcatccgatgaagtgggctgtagcccacgaaagcttatgctcaaataaatgtattagtctctaaagtgctacaagtactcctgttctttttttggtaATACAAGATGCTCATACAGCCAAGAGGTTTAAGCACACCAGTTCCCAATTGTGTGGCTTAACTCTTATTTCAAATGGTTTAGGAGATGAATCAATACTCACTTCCTCACTGGGAGCCAACTGCAAGACTACAGGGGTTTCCTCAGAGAACAAGGTGTGAATAGCATTTGCAACACTGTCAAGACTGAAAGGAACAGCCTGAAAAACAATAAAGCTCTAATAAGGAATTCTGGCTAAAGCAACATGTAGATAAGGATGAAAACTCCTTGGGACAAAAACTGTGACTTTCTGTTTTGTGCATTGATTACATACTTATGCTCAAACAGAGACATTTATACAACAGCCTGCATGCAGCCAGTCTTAATTGATAAAAGTGCAACAGATGTGGCTGTATTCATTGTGGGCATGGTCTCAGCATTTAATACTTTCCCCAGAAGTTTAGAAAAGGGGAACAATTTTAGAGTCCCTTGTTAAATACAAAATTAACCTTATTAAATCGTATTAAAAATGAAGATGCAAAAAGGAAAGGAATGCATACTACCCACCCTACAGCAAAGATGTTTTCTATAAAAGAAAATGCCACCTTCATATGCTCATGTTAAATCTACAAGGGGTACTAGGAAATTCAGAGTAAGGGTTCCCAAAGCAACCAGTTCAATGCTAGACAATGTGAAAATATGAACTGTTTAGTTGTGTCAAGATAAAGACATTCCTTGAGGGATGTTGGAGAggcacatggcttatgaggagatAGAGGACAAATTTAATAAATTAGTATTAGTTTTGTTCTCAAGAACAGCTCAACTTTGCAAAGTTTTAGTCACCCATTCACTTTTGATGACTGAGTAAAATATTAACTACTTCATCATTATGATAATGTGAAGTAGTAGGTTTTCTACCTACAACAAAACATTTCAGGATGATTTTGCAAAGGTTGACTGCTCTTTTAGGAGTCTGTAGGGGTATTCAGAGTTGATTCTCTTTCATCttcaaaaaaggaaaaattttCCAGAACTGAGGAAAAATGAGTGAAATTGATTGGGAGGAAAAGTTTAGACAgagaaatgtgaatgaaaatagAGAGTTCTTAAAGAAGAGTTTATTAGATGGCCAAAAAGACATGATTCTACAATAAAAAACGAAGACAACTTTGGCTAAAAGCCCATCCTGGTTCAGTGGCACAGGGATGCCAACATTAGAAATTTAAAAGCAATACATAAGTGGAAAAAGGAGGAAATAGATATAAATTAGACATTATATGGTATAGAAAATTTATGAGGGAAGGTAAAGACATTGGGGAAAAATCTGTCTGGCGAGGTTAAAAACAATAAGAAGTTAAAGCTTATTAGGAACAAAATAAATTCTAGCAAcggattaagcccattactagaCAGATGGTTAAATTGTTAATGATggtaaagtaaaataaatatttctgttctgtatttgaaagaagcaggatgatgtaCTCTTATCACATGAGGATGATGaagtactttccagtccattaataactaaggaggatgttaaacaatcATCTACTAAGGATAAACAATTTGTAACCACAAAGCCTAGATTATATGCCTCCAAGAAGCCTGAAAGAGTTCACTGAGGAGTTCTGGCTTgctaatgttaatttttaataaatcttggaatactggggaaattccagaaaatTGGAAGAGGACTAATCttgtgccaatattcaaaaagggcaagCGAGATGACCTGGATAACTATTTGCCAGTTAccctgacatcaatcctggggAAAAGAATGGAGAAGCCAATACAGGATTCaactgataaagaattaaagactAGGAATATAATTAACGCCAGTCAACTTGATTTTATAGAAAATAGAtctcaaacaaacctgatttcattctttaatGAAatcacaagtttggttgataaagttaACTACACAtttgtaatatacttagactttggTACAAAAAGTGTTTGACTTAGTACCACACAACATTCTGAGTACTGATATTATATagtgtcattttttaaaagtacatgtgAAATGGATTAAGAACCAGCTAACTCAGgcttgggcaaactttttggcccgagggccacatcagcaTTGCAAAACTATATGgcgggccgggtagggaaggctgtgcctccccaaacagcctggcccctgcaccctatctgccccttcccaccccgaCTGCGACCCTTAGAAtgcccgacccatccaacccccactgctccttgtcccctgacagccccctcccaggactgccacccccaactgccccccgggTCCCCACCCcataacccccctgctccctgtcccctaactgccccgacccctatccacacccctgctccctgacagctcccccccccccagccaatcccccctgctccctgtcccctgactgccccctgggacatcctgtcccttatccaaccccccatcccccaccgccACCTTAccatcccgctcagagcagcaggagcttgcagccccgccgaCACGCTGCTCAGCAGGAGCGGCAGGCCAGAGTGCTGGCAGCGCAGCGCACTGAGGGGAagaggggcagtggggaaggggctagcctccccggcctggagctcaggggccaggaaGGACAGTCCCccggccggatgtggcccatcagaccttagtttgcccacctctgagctaACTGATGGATCTCTAAGTAGTTGTCAATGGGGAAATCACTGAATGGGAGTGATTCTAATTGTGGCAGGATCAATATTAGACCCAATGCTATTCAaaattttcatcaatgatctgacAGTAAACATTAAAATCATTGCTGAAAAAAGATGACACAGATCgttggagtggtaaataacaatGAGGATAGGGTAGTCATAGACAGCAATCTAGATTGCTTTGTATGCAAGGCCCATTCAAACACGTGgcttttaatacagtcaaatgcaaagATATAGATGTAGGAATAATGTATGTGGGCAAtatctacagaatgggggactgcatcttggaaagcagtgactctgaaaatgattTAGGATTcctagtggacaagcaactcaatatgagctcccagtgcaattcTGTGGCAAAATGGACTAATATGATTCTtgaatgtataaacaggggaggaGTTAGTAGGAATAAGGAGTTGATTTTACTTCCGCATACAGTATTGGTGAGACTAAAACTGGacaactgcatccagttctggtggccACACTTTAAAAAGAATTTTGAAAGATTGTAGAGGGTTCAGAAAcccacaaaaatgattggagggCTGGTGAAAATGCTTTACAGTGAAAGACTTAAAGGGAACCTGTTTAATTTATCCAAAAAAGGATTGAGAAGTGACAATTTCACTGTCAGTATTTTCACACAGAGAAGACACCATGTATACTAAAGGGttctaatctagcagagaaaagcataacatgAACCAATATCTGGAAGCTGTAGGTGGGCAAATTCAAATTGGATGtgaggcacaattttttttttttttttaaacagtgacaaCAATTTAACATTGGACCAAACTAACAGTGGAAGTGATGGATCCTCTacttcttgatgtcatcaaaacaagactagatgcctttctggaagatgtgctttagccaaacacaagttactggaaTCAATGCAAAGGAAACTTAGTGAAGTTTACCATCCTGTGATTTCCAGGTCAGACTcgatctaatggtcctttctggccttaattCTCTGACTACATGAAAAGCTATGTCAAGTATAAAAAGCATAACTGGTGAAAGGTAAGCTTTTGGGATTTCTTTCAAACACCAAGCAATACTTTCAGTATTAACAGAAGTATGAGTAACAGACACAAATACAAAAAACTGCAGATACTTACATTCTCAACAGGGTAAGAAATTCCATCTTTAGGCATCGCCAGCTTGTCTACCCCCTTCACAGTCACCAGAACAGTAGCTCGAGGACGATGAAATATATCACTCACTGCAAGTCCAGGCCAGGAAAGGTCCTGGTAacaaatttaaaagcaaaacctTTTGCTTAGCttgaaatcaaagaaaaaaatacacatcAAACTATATCAAATGGTTAACGTGGAGAATTTGCAGTGATATCAATAAATATTTATAGAACCTACTGGAAACTTAGTAGGGAGTCTAAAGGCttgaaagccccccccccccgtttctttATTAATTCTCTATTAACAGCAGGTCCTCCATAAAATTATTGTAAGAAAAAGTGTCATTCACATACTGTACAATGTTGGCTTATTAAACTGCTTATGTGGCTACTGAACCAAGTTTCACAGTCAAGACTGCTACATTCCAAAAGATTCACTAAGAGTCCATTTTCTAGTGATATGAAAAGCAACTTCCCATGATTTGAGGGAAGTAGCAAGCTTCTCTAGTATGTAGCTAGTTGGAGGAATATTTTTATTCAAATATATGCTTGTTATAGACCAATAATATTTAGCCACAATGGAAAAATACATTGCCGGGATGTTTCTGGTGCAACTATAAACAATAAAGGCTAATGATTCTGACATTTAAGTAGAAGTAATTAGGTTCTGAAGCAGTGGAAGGGTTCTGCAACATAGACAGATGCTTTGGCAGCTTATTAAGAGCAAGAGCTGAGTCTATTTTGCATGTAATTGTATATCTGCAGAATTTACATGAACGTTGACCAGGATATTTTtcacccacaaaaaaaaaaaaagttactcaaTACAGATGGCAATTTTACAAGACCAagctaaatgcattttaaaattaatcatgTTTGCTATGACCTATATATTCCTTATACGTGAAAGAGAAATTGATTGAGATCCCCATTacgagaaaaaaaaagattattagTTTTATCCTCCCCTACAGGGAGAGAACTGCAGAAGGATTTGTTTTGGAGACCCCTGTCTTAACATTTCAGCCTGTTCAGCAAATGGGGAAGTTCAAATCTTTTAGGTTGCCCGATAACTTAAAAGTGCATTAATATACACAAGTGatcgctttttaaaaaatgtaagtttGAATGCCAGAGAGTCTGAAGGTGGAAT
Proteins encoded:
- the ATP6AP2 gene encoding renin receptor: MGRAGMMLWALAAACLAGVSGDEFSVLRSPQSVVFRDGSWPIPGERIPDIAALSMGFSVEEDLSWPGLAVSDIFHRPRATVLVTVKGVDKLAMPKDGISYPVENAVPFSLDSVANAIHTLFSEETPVVLQLAPSEERVYMVGKANSVFEDLSVTLRQLRNRLFQDNSILSSIPLNSLSRNNEVDLLFLSELQVLHDISSLLSRHKHLAKDHSPDLYSLELAGLEEIGKRYGEDSQQFKDASQILADSLQKFADEMYNLYSGNAVVEVVTAKTFDTPLVRKSRSILQTAESTSYNLGYSYNFNYAVVFNIILWLMIGLALAVIVISYNLWNMDPGYDSIIYRMTNQKIRMD